The Candidatus Schekmanbacteria bacterium RIFCSPLOWO2_02_FULL_38_14 genome includes a window with the following:
- a CDS encoding competence/damage-inducible protein A codes for MIAEIVCIGTELLLGQIVDTNSTFLAERLAAIGVDLFHKTVVGDNIRRIEDVLKQALSRADFVITSGGLGPTEDDCTKEAISNITFSPLEFDKEVLERIREIFSSRNVEMPKNNEIQAMFPRGSKVLSNPRGTAPGFVLEFNGRAIISLPGPPRELKPMVDKEVIPYICSKLKNPAIIKSKVLKVAGISESKLSEILKDIFMGSSNPTLAYLAGEKGITVRITAKGKDTEKADSLISKMEKQVRERIDKLIFGVDDDTLEGVVGRMLRKKGLTLAVAESCTGGLISDRITDIPGSSEYFMIGAVTYSNRAKSEVLKVPEDMIKRYGAVSREVAQAMAEGIRKISGTDIGIGVTGIAGPSGGTQEKPVGLVHIALSAEDKICHREYRFGVERLRNKSFTAYMAIEMLRKYLLGYLDE; via the coding sequence ATGATAGCTGAAATTGTTTGCATCGGAACTGAGCTTTTGCTGGGGCAGATAGTTGATACTAACTCTACATTTCTTGCTGAAAGGCTTGCTGCAATCGGAGTTGACCTCTTTCACAAGACAGTTGTTGGCGACAACATAAGGCGCATAGAAGATGTTTTGAAGCAGGCTCTTTCACGGGCTGATTTTGTTATTACTTCAGGGGGGTTGGGACCAACAGAAGATGACTGTACAAAGGAGGCAATCTCCAACATTACTTTTTCCCCTCTTGAGTTTGACAAGGAAGTTCTTGAGCGTATCAGAGAAATATTTTCAAGCCGCAATGTTGAGATGCCAAAAAACAATGAAATACAGGCTATGTTTCCGAGAGGTTCAAAAGTCCTTTCAAATCCAAGGGGTACTGCTCCGGGATTTGTGCTGGAATTCAATGGCAGGGCAATTATATCCCTGCCGGGTCCTCCAAGAGAATTAAAGCCAATGGTTGATAAGGAGGTAATTCCATATATATGCTCAAAACTTAAAAACCCTGCAATAATAAAATCAAAGGTCCTGAAGGTTGCTGGAATTTCAGAGTCAAAGCTCAGCGAGATATTAAAGGATATTTTCATGGGTTCATCAAACCCAACACTTGCATATCTTGCAGGAGAAAAAGGGATTACTGTGAGGATAACTGCAAAGGGAAAGGATACGGAGAAAGCAGACTCCCTGATTTCTAAAATGGAAAAGCAGGTAAGGGAAAGAATTGATAAACTTATTTTTGGTGTAGATGATGATACACTTGAGGGTGTTGTCGGAAGGATGCTTCGTAAAAAAGGACTAACCCTTGCAGTTGCAGAGTCCTGTACAGGAGGGCTTATTTCTGACAGGATAACAGATATTCCGGGGAGTTCTGAATATTTTATGATTGGGGCTGTAACATACAGCAATAGGGCAAAAAGTGAAGTTTTAAAGGTTCCTGAGGATATGATAAAAAGATATGGTGCTGTGTCAAGAGAGGTGGCACAGGCAATGGCAGAAGGAATAAGAAAAATTTCAGGGACTGATATAGGAATCGGAGTTACAGGTATTGCAGGTCCATCAGGAGGGACTCAGGAGAAACCGGTTGGGCTTGTACATATTGCCTTATCTGCTGAGGATAAAATTTGTCACAGGGAATACCGTTTTGGCGTGGAAAGGCTCAGGAACAAATCCTTTACAGCTTATATGGCGATTGAGATGCTCAGAAAATATTTGCTTGGATATTTAGATGAATAA
- a CDS encoding tRNA (adenosine(37)-N6)-threonylcarbamoyltransferase complex ATPase subunit type 1 TsaE, with the protein MNSIILTSNSVNDTMSLGRDIGAMLVPGDLVALVGELGAGKTYLTKGIASGLGIVESQKIVSPSFTIINEYTCPSMEEKFTRKISIYHIDFYKVNRAEEMEVIGIFEYFDDKNAIKVIEWADKFPEFLPEEYFQVTIKALDESRREIKINAKGKDCEKRLKDMKSSKTNVTHMMEKRLPGKISDYFNQIGRIADELGVNAYVVGGFVRDLILDEDNFDLDIVVEGDGISLAREFSRRLDGKCKVHRRFGTSVVLFSDGDRIDFATARSEYYKSPAALPVVTHSLIRDDLFRRDFTINALAIKLGGNGSNVLVDYFGGQRDIREKKIRILHKLSFVDDPTRVFRAIRFEQRLTFCICKETEKLIREAVGKEMFHRLSGKRLFAELILILKEKHCYRSIWRMREFGLLQFFQQQLDFTKTREGLIKRIDEVINWYRSSGIKRECHEWLVYLMGLVIMLEERDLKEFSDRLAVPHKFRSRIKDVKERYENILKKFKDKRKLKPSEIAGILQGLDIEGLLFLMASAKNKKSKQYISDYLTRLMEVRREINGDDLKKLGIKPGPEYKKILNDVYNARLDGLIKCRNEEIELAKKLAERYKS; encoded by the coding sequence ATGAATTCAATCATTCTAACATCTAATTCTGTAAACGATACCATGTCACTTGGCAGGGATATTGGAGCTATGCTGGTTCCGGGTGATTTGGTTGCCCTTGTTGGAGAGCTTGGAGCCGGCAAGACCTACCTTACAAAAGGGATAGCTTCAGGGCTTGGTATTGTTGAATCACAAAAAATCGTGAGTCCAAGCTTTACGATTATCAACGAATATACCTGTCCTTCAATGGAAGAGAAGTTTACCAGAAAGATTTCAATTTACCATATAGATTTTTACAAGGTAAACCGTGCTGAGGAGATGGAGGTAATAGGTATATTTGAGTATTTTGATGATAAAAATGCAATAAAGGTAATTGAATGGGCTGATAAATTCCCTGAGTTTCTGCCAGAGGAGTATTTTCAGGTTACAATAAAAGCATTGGATGAAAGCAGAAGAGAGATAAAGATAAATGCAAAAGGCAAAGACTGTGAGAAAAGACTTAAGGATATGAAGTCTTCAAAGACCAATGTTACCCATATGATGGAAAAAAGGCTTCCGGGAAAAATATCAGACTATTTTAACCAGATAGGGAGAATCGCTGATGAACTTGGAGTAAATGCCTATGTGGTTGGGGGTTTTGTGCGGGATTTGATACTGGATGAGGATAATTTTGATCTGGATATTGTTGTGGAAGGCGACGGGATAAGCCTTGCAAGAGAATTTTCAAGGAGGCTTGACGGCAAGTGCAAAGTCCACAGAAGATTCGGGACATCGGTTGTTCTTTTTTCTGACGGGGACAGAATTGATTTTGCAACTGCAAGAAGTGAATACTACAAATCTCCTGCTGCTCTTCCTGTTGTTACACACAGTTTGATAAGGGATGATCTTTTCAGGCGGGATTTTACCATTAATGCTCTGGCAATAAAGCTTGGAGGGAACGGGTCCAATGTGCTTGTTGATTATTTTGGAGGACAGAGGGACATCAGGGAAAAGAAAATCAGAATACTCCACAAATTAAGTTTCGTGGATGACCCAACAAGGGTTTTCAGGGCAATAAGATTTGAGCAGAGATTAACATTCTGTATATGCAAAGAAACGGAGAAGCTGATTAGGGAAGCAGTGGGAAAAGAAATGTTCCACAGGCTTTCAGGAAAAAGGCTTTTTGCTGAACTTATTTTAATTCTTAAGGAAAAACATTGCTACAGGTCTATATGGAGAATGAGGGAATTCGGGCTTTTGCAGTTTTTTCAGCAACAACTTGATTTTACCAAAACAAGGGAAGGTTTGATTAAAAGAATAGATGAGGTCATTAACTGGTACAGGTCGTCAGGTATTAAGAGGGAATGCCATGAGTGGCTTGTTTATTTAATGGGGCTGGTTATTATGCTTGAAGAAAGGGATTTAAAAGAATTTTCAGACAGGCTTGCTGTGCCACACAAGTTTCGCAGCAGGATTAAGGATGTGAAAGAGAGATATGAGAATATCCTTAAAAAGTTTAAAGATAAAAGAAAATTAAAGCCAAGTGAAATAGCAGGTATTTTGCAGGGCTTGGATATTGAAGGGCTTCTTTTCCTGATGGCATCTGCAAAGAACAAAAAATCCAAACAGTACATATCAGACTATCTGACAAGGCTGATGGAAGTTAGAAGAGAAATCAACGGCGATGATTTAAAAAAGCTCGGAATAAAACCGGGTCCTGAATATAAAAAAATTCTTAATGACGTATACAATGCAAGACTTGACGGACTTATAAAATGCAGGAATGAAGAAATAGAGTTAGCAAAAAAATTGGCTGAGAGGTATAAAAGTTAA
- a CDS encoding phosphate acetyltransferase: MIRKQDALDYHSQGRKGKIEVISSKPCSTQRDLSLAYTPGVAEPCLEIEKDPEKAYLYTAKGNLVAVVSNGTAVLGLGNIGALAGKPVMEGKGVLFKRFADIDVFDIEVDSENPDDIIKVVKLLEPTFGGINLEDIKAPECFYIEETLKKEMKIPVFHDDQHGTAIISGAALLNALEIVGKPIDKVKVIFNGAGAAGIACAELYLSLGVKKENIIMCDTKEVIYTGRKSGMNPYKDRFAVDTKLRTLQEAMEGRDVFVGVSVKDAITKEMVKTMNDKPIVFAMANPDPEITYHDAKSARDDIIMATGRSDFPNQVNNVLGFPFIFRGALDVKATAINMEMKIAACHALADLAKEDVPESVCKAYGNETFKFGPEYIIPKPFDPRVLTWESTAVAKAAIESGVARTKIDIDEYRERLEARLGKSREVMRTIIHKAQAKPKKIVFPEGEQEKILKASQILIDEEIAHPILLGKEEGIKSKAKHFNIALDGIEIVNPLKSKKFDTYVAELHNLRKRYGVTLNEAKNLMHNPNIFGSMMVHMGDADGLVSGLTLHYPDTIKPALQIIKKKDDLNKVSGLYMMIIKEKVFFFADATVNIEPSSEDLAEIAICSADLAKRFNIEPRVAMLSFSNFGSTKHPFPLKVKKAVEIVKQRRPDIVIDGEMQADTAVVPEIIKNTYPFSDLKDGANVLIFPDLQSGNIAYKLLQRLGGAEAIGPILMGMRKSVHVLQRGAEVNDIVNIASIAVVDAQNSV, encoded by the coding sequence ATGATTAGAAAACAGGATGCCTTGGACTATCATTCTCAGGGAAGGAAAGGGAAAATTGAAGTTATCTCTTCCAAACCCTGCTCAACCCAGCGAGACCTCTCACTTGCCTATACACCGGGTGTTGCTGAGCCATGTCTTGAAATAGAAAAAGACCCGGAAAAAGCCTATCTCTACACTGCCAAAGGAAACCTTGTAGCAGTTGTAAGCAATGGGACTGCTGTGCTTGGACTCGGAAATATCGGAGCTTTAGCCGGCAAACCCGTTATGGAAGGAAAGGGAGTTCTATTTAAAAGATTTGCTGACATTGATGTCTTTGACATTGAGGTTGACTCTGAAAATCCTGACGATATTATAAAAGTCGTTAAACTCCTTGAACCGACATTTGGAGGAATAAATTTAGAGGACATAAAGGCTCCGGAGTGTTTTTACATAGAAGAGACCCTGAAAAAAGAAATGAAAATTCCTGTCTTCCACGATGACCAGCACGGAACAGCAATAATCTCAGGAGCAGCGCTTCTCAATGCCTTGGAGATAGTCGGGAAACCAATAGACAAAGTAAAAGTTATTTTCAATGGCGCAGGAGCTGCAGGAATTGCTTGCGCTGAACTGTATCTTTCCCTTGGTGTCAAAAAAGAAAATATTATAATGTGCGACACAAAGGAAGTTATATATACAGGAAGAAAAAGTGGTATGAACCCTTATAAAGATAGATTTGCCGTTGATACAAAACTTCGCACTCTTCAGGAAGCAATGGAGGGAAGAGATGTCTTTGTTGGAGTATCAGTAAAGGATGCGATTACAAAAGAAATGGTAAAAACAATGAATGATAAACCAATTGTGTTTGCCATGGCTAATCCTGACCCTGAGATTACATACCATGATGCAAAAAGCGCAAGGGATGACATAATCATGGCAACAGGGAGGTCCGATTTCCCGAACCAGGTGAACAATGTGTTAGGCTTTCCTTTCATCTTCCGCGGAGCCCTTGATGTGAAGGCAACTGCTATTAACATGGAGATGAAGATTGCTGCCTGCCATGCCCTTGCAGACCTTGCAAAAGAGGATGTCCCTGAATCAGTCTGCAAGGCATATGGAAATGAGACATTCAAATTCGGTCCTGAATACATAATACCAAAACCCTTTGACCCCAGAGTACTCACTTGGGAGTCAACTGCTGTCGCAAAAGCTGCAATAGAGTCAGGGGTCGCAAGGACAAAAATAGATATAGATGAATACAGGGAAAGGCTTGAGGCAAGGCTTGGAAAGTCAAGAGAGGTAATGAGGACTATCATTCACAAGGCACAGGCAAAACCAAAAAAGATTGTCTTCCCTGAAGGCGAGCAGGAAAAGATTTTGAAGGCAAGCCAAATACTGATTGATGAAGAAATAGCCCACCCAATACTTCTTGGAAAGGAAGAGGGAATAAAATCAAAAGCAAAACATTTTAACATCGCCCTTGATGGTATAGAAATAGTAAATCCGTTAAAGTCTAAAAAGTTTGATACCTATGTAGCAGAGCTTCACAATCTGAGAAAGCGCTACGGGGTTACTTTAAATGAAGCAAAAAATCTGATGCATAACCCGAACATATTCGGTTCAATGATGGTCCACATGGGAGATGCTGACGGGCTTGTCTCAGGACTGACACTTCATTATCCTGACACAATAAAACCTGCGCTTCAGATAATCAAAAAGAAAGATGATTTAAATAAAGTAAGCGGGCTTTACATGATGATAATAAAGGAAAAGGTTTTCTTTTTTGCTGATGCAACTGTGAACATTGAGCCATCATCAGAGGATTTGGCAGAGATTGCAATCTGTTCAGCAGACCTTGCAAAAAGGTTTAACATCGAGCCAAGGGTTGCAATGCTTTCGTTCTCAAACTTCGGAAGCACAAAGCATCCTTTTCCCTTAAAGGTTAAAAAGGCAGTTGAAATTGTAAAGCAAAGAAGGCCCGATATTGTGATAGATGGCGAGATGCAAGCTGATACAGCAGTTGTTCCTGAAATAATCAAAAATACATATCCCTTCTCTGATTTAAAGGATGGGGCAAACGTACTTATATTCCCTGACCTGCAATCAGGAAACATTGCGTATAAATTACTCCAGCGGCTCGGCGGTGCTGAGGCAATCGGACCAATACTGATGGGAATGAGAAAATCTGTCCATGTGCTACAGCGTGGGGCAGAAGTCAACGACATTGTCAATATAGCTTCAATTGCAGTTGTTGATGCGCAGAATAGTGTGTAA
- a CDS encoding CTP synthase, whose translation MSTKFIFITGGVVSSLGKGLASASIGAILESRGLKVTLQKLDPYLNVDPGTMNPYQHGEVFVTDDGAETDLDLGHYERFVSSRTCKLNNLTAGQIYNSVIKKERRGDYLGGTVQVIPHVTDEIKSNILKIADGMDVVITEIGGTVGDIESQPFLEAIRQMWIEQGRENVIFIHLTLVPYIKTAGELKTKPTQHSVKELRSIGIQPNILLCRTDKFISKELKAKIGLFCNVDVNAVITAQDVESIYEVPLNLHNEGLDGIIVKLLSLNTNAPDLSKWENIVAKIKKTTYSVTIGIVGKYVEFRESYKSLTESLAHSGIANDAKVNIKWIDAEKIITEGEEKHLVDVDGILVPGGFGERGIEGKIKAVTYARKNNVPFLGICLGMQVASIEFARNVCNLKEANSSEFDKNTPDPIIDLLTEQKEVKEKGGTMRLGSYPCRIEKGTKAFDAYQSELINERHRHRYEFNNNYREVFSKNGFCFSGLSPDGKYVEIIELKEHPWFIASQFHPEFKSTPHNPHPLFRDFVKAALSYLDLYAGKEK comes from the coding sequence ATGAGCACAAAATTCATATTCATTACCGGCGGTGTTGTCTCTTCTCTCGGAAAGGGGCTTGCATCAGCTTCAATAGGAGCTATTCTTGAAAGCCGTGGATTGAAAGTAACGCTCCAGAAACTTGACCCATATCTCAATGTTGACCCGGGCACAATGAATCCCTACCAACATGGAGAAGTATTTGTCACCGATGACGGGGCTGAAACAGACCTTGACCTTGGACATTACGAAAGATTTGTCAGCTCGCGCACCTGCAAACTGAATAACCTCACAGCAGGGCAGATTTATAACTCGGTCATAAAAAAAGAGAGGCGCGGTGATTATCTTGGCGGGACAGTACAGGTGATTCCGCACGTAACAGACGAAATCAAGTCAAACATATTAAAGATAGCTGATGGCATGGATGTTGTTATCACAGAAATAGGAGGTACAGTCGGAGATATTGAAAGCCAACCATTTCTTGAAGCAATAAGACAGATGTGGATTGAACAGGGAAGAGAAAACGTCATCTTTATACACCTCACCTTAGTACCTTATATCAAAACTGCAGGAGAACTGAAAACAAAACCAACACAGCACAGCGTCAAAGAACTGCGCTCAATAGGTATCCAGCCAAATATACTGCTGTGCAGGACAGATAAATTCATTTCAAAAGAACTAAAAGCAAAGATCGGTCTATTCTGTAATGTTGATGTAAATGCAGTAATAACAGCGCAGGATGTTGAAAGCATATATGAAGTCCCATTAAACCTTCACAATGAAGGGCTTGACGGTATAATTGTAAAGCTTTTAAGTCTTAACACAAATGCTCCTGACCTTTCCAAATGGGAAAACATTGTTGCAAAAATCAAAAAAACAACCTATTCGGTAACAATTGGGATAGTAGGAAAATATGTTGAATTCCGTGAATCCTACAAGAGCCTGACCGAATCCCTTGCACACAGCGGAATAGCAAACGACGCAAAGGTAAATATAAAATGGATTGATGCTGAAAAAATCATCACAGAAGGAGAAGAAAAACACCTTGTTGATGTGGACGGAATTCTGGTCCCCGGCGGGTTTGGAGAAAGAGGCATAGAAGGAAAAATCAAAGCTGTCACTTATGCAAGGAAAAACAATGTTCCCTTTCTTGGCATCTGCCTCGGAATGCAGGTTGCAAGCATAGAATTTGCAAGAAATGTTTGTAATCTTAAAGAGGCAAACAGCAGTGAGTTTGATAAAAACACTCCAGATCCCATTATAGACCTCTTAACAGAGCAGAAAGAGGTTAAGGAAAAAGGCGGAACAATGCGCCTTGGCTCATACCCGTGCAGGATTGAAAAAGGAACAAAGGCATTTGATGCATATCAGAGCGAGCTGATAAATGAAAGGCACCGCCACCGCTATGAGTTTAACAACAATTACAGAGAAGTATTCTCAAAAAATGGTTTTTGTTTTTCAGGGCTTTCACCTGACGGAAAATATGTGGAAATAATAGAGCTAAAAGAGCATCCGTGGTTTATTGCCTCCCAATTTCATCCTGAATTCAAATCCACTCCCCACAATCCCCATCCCCTCTTCAGGGACTTTGTCAAAGCCGCCCTCTCCTACCTTGATTTGTACGCAGGCAAGGAGAAATAA
- a CDS encoding 3-deoxy-manno-octulosonate cytidylyltransferase — MKSSVIIPVRYGSSRFPGKPLAVIRGKTMIQRVYERALESKEADKIIVATDDERIYKEVENFGGEVRMTSASHVSGTDRIAEIAKSLKYDLIVNLQGDEPLIDPSLIDNSLSFMKANKRVKVCTFRKQISDHNAINDPSVVKVVSDRNGFALYFSRHPVPFPRGQKEEKIFYYKHIGIYTFDREFLLKFSSLPPSPLERAEGLEQLRVLENGFRMKVLDTEYNPISVDTPEDVKVVEDVIKETK, encoded by the coding sequence TTGAAATCCTCAGTCATAATACCTGTCCGTTATGGGTCATCAAGATTCCCCGGAAAGCCTCTTGCTGTAATCAGGGGAAAAACAATGATTCAGCGCGTTTATGAAAGAGCCCTTGAATCAAAAGAGGCTGATAAAATAATCGTTGCTACTGATGATGAAAGAATATATAAAGAAGTCGAAAATTTCGGCGGTGAAGTCAGAATGACCTCCGCTTCTCATGTTTCAGGAACAGACCGTATTGCAGAAATAGCAAAAAGTTTAAAATATGATTTAATCGTGAATCTTCAGGGAGATGAACCGTTGATAGACCCGTCATTGATAGATAATTCCCTTTCTTTTATGAAAGCCAATAAGAGAGTAAAGGTATGCACTTTCAGAAAACAGATTTCAGACCATAATGCAATCAATGACCCGAGTGTGGTAAAGGTTGTTTCTGACAGGAATGGATTTGCTCTTTACTTCTCAAGACACCCGGTACCTTTCCCCCGCGGACAGAAGGAAGAAAAAATTTTCTATTATAAACATATTGGGATATATACATTTGACAGGGAATTTCTTTTAAAATTCTCTTCCCTTCCCCCATCACCTCTTGAAAGGGCTGAAGGGCTTGAGCAGTTAAGGGTTTTGGAGAATGGTTTCAGGATGAAAGTTCTTGATACAGAGTACAACCCGATAAGCGTTGATACACCTGAAGATGTAAAAGTAGTTGAAGACGTTATAAAAGAAACTAAATGA
- a CDS encoding LPS export ABC transporter permease LptF, whose product MQVKDYKKLVMKRINPFRVKIIDKYLIREIFFPFISLLLIFTVLIILGNIRILIDLIVNRNIGLIYIIKLFIFLIPQFIGFIIPMALFIGVITAMFRMSSDNEMTVIKASGISLYRVSASVLVFSFLCTLASLMMMLIVTPVSYRYFRDFALELIQNQAVVGLQEKTFNEITDGVVLYPNEISSKGVLDEVLISDSRNENNKKTIFAKKGRLIPGKSSYEIALMLSDGTIHIGKGLSETYRLIRFSSMTLRLDLLKKIDPSEFKPQQKMMSVDELLEKRENKKSNLKRYNSITMEIHQKFAIPFSCIVFGVVAIPFGIIFQRSGKEPGYIICIFLMLTYFIFFMAGKRLGEEGIINPLVATWSPSLIFLSIGAYLLQRVANDKSSWILEISQRITYILSSIQRRLFRKGF is encoded by the coding sequence TTGCAGGTAAAAGATTACAAGAAACTGGTTATGAAAAGAATAAATCCTTTCAGAGTCAAAATTATTGATAAATACCTGATAAGGGAGATATTTTTCCCTTTTATATCACTTCTTTTGATATTTACCGTACTGATAATCCTTGGGAATATCAGAATACTTATTGACCTGATAGTAAACCGCAATATCGGGCTGATTTATATAATTAAGTTATTTATTTTCCTCATTCCACAATTCATAGGGTTCATCATTCCAATGGCACTTTTTATTGGCGTTATTACTGCAATGTTCCGTATGTCCTCTGATAATGAAATGACTGTGATTAAGGCTTCGGGGATAAGCCTTTACAGGGTATCAGCTTCAGTGCTGGTTTTTTCCTTTCTGTGCACACTTGCGTCTTTGATGATGATGCTTATAGTTACCCCTGTGTCTTACCGTTATTTCAGGGATTTTGCTCTGGAACTGATTCAGAATCAGGCTGTTGTAGGACTTCAGGAAAAAACATTCAATGAGATAACTGATGGTGTTGTTTTATATCCAAATGAAATTTCTTCAAAAGGGGTGCTTGATGAAGTTCTGATTTCAGACAGCAGAAATGAGAATAACAAGAAAACAATCTTTGCCAAGAAGGGAAGATTGATACCCGGGAAAAGTTCCTATGAGATAGCATTGATGCTTTCTGACGGCACTATTCATATTGGGAAAGGTTTGTCAGAAACATACAGGCTTATAAGGTTCTCATCTATGACTTTACGGTTAGACCTTCTAAAGAAAATTGACCCGAGTGAATTCAAGCCACAGCAGAAAATGATGTCTGTTGATGAATTATTGGAAAAAAGGGAAAACAAGAAAAGTAACTTAAAGAGGTACAATAGTATCACAATGGAGATACACCAGAAGTTTGCAATTCCATTTTCATGTATAGTGTTTGGAGTTGTTGCAATTCCGTTCGGAATAATTTTTCAGAGAAGCGGCAAAGAACCGGGGTATATAATCTGCATCTTTTTGATGTTAACCTATTTTATTTTTTTCATGGCAGGAAAGAGATTAGGAGAGGAAGGAATAATAAACCCGTTGGTTGCCACATGGTCTCCAAGCTTAATTTTTTTGTCAATCGGGGCTTATCTGCTTCAAAGAGTGGCTAATGACAAGAGCTCGTGGATACTTGAAATCTCCCAAAGAATCACTTATATATTATCTTCCATTCAAAGAAGACTGTTCAGAAAGGGTTTTTAG
- a CDS encoding ADP-heptose synthase, translating to MPEQAPKFKSLDSLELIVKGLKKQEKKIILANGCFDILHVGHIRYLTGAKNLGDVLIVALNSDESTRALKGNGRPITTEQERIEIISALECVDYVTLFSELNMDNVLLRLKPDVHAKGSDYTEDSVPEKETVKSYGGTVAITGDPKDHSTKDIIKIISGLHR from the coding sequence ATGCCTGAGCAGGCTCCTAAATTTAAAAGCCTTGACAGCCTTGAGCTCATCGTAAAAGGCTTAAAAAAGCAGGAAAAGAAAATCATTCTCGCCAATGGCTGTTTTGATATCCTCCATGTCGGGCATATACGCTATTTGACAGGAGCAAAGAACCTCGGCGATGTTCTAATCGTTGCATTAAACAGTGATGAGTCCACAAGGGCATTAAAGGGAAACGGAAGACCAATAACCACTGAACAGGAAAGAATTGAAATAATATCAGCCCTTGAGTGTGTTGACTATGTCACGCTTTTTTCAGAACTCAATATGGATAATGTCCTGTTGAGGCTTAAGCCTGATGTGCACGCAAAGGGCTCTGACTATACTGAAGATTCCGTGCCTGAAAAAGAGACAGTAAAAAGCTATGGAGGCACGGTTGCTATCACAGGAGACCCAAAGGACCATTCAACAAAGGATATTATAAAAATTATTTCGGGACTCCACCGTTGA
- a CDS encoding D,D-heptose 1,7-bisphosphate phosphatase codes for MRSKKQNKDRAIFLDRDGTVTEEVGYVNDPNRLTLLPRAGKAIKLINQSPFKAILTTNQAGVARGYFSESMVLKVNRWLETLLMIEGSFLDKIYYCPHHPETGKKPYRSKCNCRKPKPGMLLKASRDFNLDLSISYVIGDKLSDVDFAKNAGAMPIIVKSGYGKGELKLNRSDSSIKPLFIAEDLLEAVLWIFSQEGIETTDKTVRF; via the coding sequence ATGAGAAGCAAAAAACAAAATAAAGACAGAGCAATATTTCTTGACAGGGACGGGACAGTTACTGAAGAAGTAGGATATGTGAACGACCCAAATCGTTTAACTCTTCTGCCAAGGGCAGGAAAGGCTATAAAACTGATTAACCAGTCTCCATTCAAAGCAATTCTGACCACAAACCAGGCAGGTGTTGCAAGGGGATATTTTTCTGAAAGCATGGTACTTAAAGTCAACAGATGGCTTGAAACACTGCTTATGATTGAAGGATCATTTCTTGACAAAATCTATTACTGCCCGCACCATCCTGAAACAGGCAAAAAACCTTATAGAAGCAAATGTAATTGCAGAAAGCCAAAACCCGGAATGCTTCTTAAGGCTTCAAGGGATTTTAATCTGGACTTATCAATATCTTATGTTATAGGTGACAAGTTAAGCGATGTGGATTTTGCAAAAAACGCAGGCGCAATGCCAATAATTGTAAAGAGCGGTTACGGGAAAGGAGAACTGAAACTTAACAGGTCAGATTCATCCATAAAACCTCTTTTTATAGCTGAAGACCTGCTTGAAGCTGTCTTATGGATTTTTTCACAGGAAGGAATAGAAACAACAGACAAAACTGTGCGGTTCTGA